A window from Manduca sexta isolate Smith_Timp_Sample1 chromosome 24, JHU_Msex_v1.0, whole genome shotgun sequence encodes these proteins:
- the LOC115440479 gene encoding parkin coregulated gene protein homolog: protein MVCADPAMVLLPACLPENCGRDFRATLRKPSPNYPYGHKYKKPRVVPAFTIQAMQKNTKVLPPPKCNVWEPLPAKPTMFRKCYQRGEFPVSIEFTTCGKQLAWKVPIEKLDFHHYLPMFFDGLSEGTYPFNFIVEKGIHDLVTKGSYKILPVVPQLIIPIKNALSTKRPSVLCHALKCIQMIVTGCDRVGEALVPYYRQILPVLNLFKDKNNNMGSGIDHTTTRGENVADLIEDTLQILERYGGPDAFINIKYMIPTYESCVLN, encoded by the exons ATGGTATGTGCTGATCCCGCGATGGTGTTGTTACCAGCGTGCTTGCCTGAGAATTGCGGCCGGGATTTCCGTGCTACGTTGAGGAAGCCAAGCCCGAATTATCCCTATGGACATAAGTACAAGAAACCTCGGGTGGTACCCGCCTTCACCATACAAG CGATGCAAAAGAACACGAAGGTGCTACCTCCTCCAAAATGCAACGTCTGGGAGCCTCTACCTGCAAAGCCTACCATGTTCAGGAAATGCTACCAAAGAGGAGAGTTTCCAGTCTCCATCGAGTTTACTACTTGCGGAAAACAACTAGCTTGGaag GTGCCAATAGAAAAGCTGGACTTCCACCACTATCTCCCGATGTTCTTCGACGGCCTATCAGAAGGCACTTATCCTTTCAACTTCATAGTTGAAAAGGGCATCCATGATCTGGTGACGAAGGGCTCGTACAAAATTCTGCCTGTCGTTCCACAACTAATCATTCCTATTAAAA ACGCCCTATCGACGAAGCGTCCATCAGTCCTGTGTCACGCGCTCAAATGCATTCAGATGATCGTGACCGGTTGTGACAGAGTTGGCGAGGCCCTGGTGCCGTACTACCGACAGATACTGCCAGTCCTGAACCTCTTCAAGGATAAGAACA ACAACATGGGGTCAGGCATCGACCACACGACCACCCGGGGCGAGAACGTGGCCGACCTAATAGAGGACACGCTGCAGATCCTGGAGAGATACGGCGGGCCCGACGCCTTCATCAACATAAAGTACATGATACCCACCTACGAGTCCTGCGTGCTCAACTAG